One window of Pyrus communis chromosome 12, drPyrComm1.1, whole genome shotgun sequence genomic DNA carries:
- the LOC137711722 gene encoding uncharacterized protein: protein MEHTLWSHLPLLVRSNSKESVEYILQALWRTRKTGLDPADRDIIRDMLQLQNESDIDPLLVCLRMLIRRCVYDNVKREEIQKLFPSEVLPELQRLLTLLLQKFQGEWRRDALKDQGALPRLKTMTWDMANPDAEFAVPMAVINLKLLNDSQSRSKESEVKFELANDTLESMLNSMYCIRDQFSNTGEASNDQLYHDVNI, encoded by the exons ATGGAGCACACGCTGTGGAGCCATTTGCCGCTACTGGTCCGGTCCAATTCGAAGGAGTCGGTGGAGTACATTCTTCAGGCCCTTTGGAGGACCCGAAAAACAGGTCTCGACCCGGCCGACCGAGACATAATCCGAGATATGCTTCAGCTCCAGAACGAATCGGACATCGACCCG CTTTTGGTGTGCCTGCGAATGTTGATTCGGCGATGTGTTTACGATAACGTCAAGAGGGAAGAGATTCAGAAGCTGTTTCCCAGTGAGGTGTTGCCTGAGTTGCAGAGGCTGTTGACGCTTTTGCTGCAGAAGTTTCAGGGAGAATGGCGGCGAGATGCACTCAAAGATCAG GGTGCTTTGCCACGGTTAAAGACAATGACATGGGACATGGCGAATCCTGACGCTGAATTTGCAGTCCCCATGGCTGTGATCAACTTGAAG CTACTAAATGATTCGCAGTCCCGCTCAAAAGAATCCGAAGTGAAGTTCGAATTAGCTAATGATACTCTTGAATCAATGCTGAATTCCATGTATTGCATAAGAGACCAGTTCTCTAACACC GGTGAGGCATCAAATGACCAGTTATATCATGATGTGAATATATAG